The Flammeovirga agarivorans genome has a window encoding:
- a CDS encoding TIR domain-containing protein, with product MKPKIFIGSSVEGLSVAYAIQQNLIHSAEVTVWDQGVFELSSTTIESLEEALDKSDYGIFIFSPDDVTKIRKDEFSVVRDNVILEYGLFVGKLGRERVFFVKPMNQDLHLPTDLLGITPGNYENDRDDKSLQAGTGAFCNQVRQKISKLGKRKETEEEGKSSEKEDSNTPKDNEWFHDFDSKKFSAAKTKLENLLKEQTDEIKIIEHRAWIAYCIFKENENKGIEELDKIIIDYSENEHSFMAVCKILYREDYNDKSIKLAEKAITKFPNSTKLKLLKADCINNSSSPEESIEYLKSINNGNDIDIALTLVNSYMDEKDFIEARSIVHSIYQEYPNNRLIKYKYSRIAYELGENEIALFLLESLTTEYPENSTYWGYLSNVCVSLDYYDLALTAKRRAQKITESKEEWIVSNIGNMFKNKGFYTESIEYFEKALTINSESEFAHDRMATAIKLRQSEKEEIEKSIKLGRKEIRNYKPDTVVES from the coding sequence ATGAAGCCAAAAATATTCATAGGCTCTTCTGTAGAGGGACTAAGTGTTGCATATGCCATTCAACAAAACTTAATACATAGTGCAGAAGTAACAGTATGGGACCAGGGTGTTTTCGAACTTTCATCAACAACAATAGAATCTCTAGAAGAAGCACTTGACAAATCGGACTATGGAATTTTCATATTTAGTCCAGATGATGTAACCAAAATTCGAAAAGATGAATTCAGTGTTGTAAGAGACAATGTGATTCTTGAATATGGGTTATTTGTTGGGAAATTGGGACGCGAAAGAGTCTTCTTTGTGAAGCCAATGAACCAAGATTTACACTTACCTACTGATCTATTGGGTATTACACCCGGCAATTACGAGAACGACAGAGATGACAAAAGTTTACAGGCAGGCACAGGAGCATTCTGTAATCAAGTCCGACAAAAAATATCTAAGCTGGGAAAACGAAAAGAAACTGAGGAAGAGGGTAAGTCATCAGAAAAAGAGGACAGCAATACTCCTAAAGATAATGAATGGTTTCATGATTTTGATTCTAAAAAATTTAGTGCAGCTAAAACAAAACTTGAAAACCTTTTAAAAGAACAAACTGATGAAATAAAAATCATTGAACATAGAGCTTGGATAGCATACTGCATATTCAAAGAAAATGAGAATAAAGGTATCGAAGAATTAGACAAAATTATTATAGACTACTCTGAAAATGAACACTCATTCATGGCAGTATGTAAAATTTTGTATAGGGAAGATTACAATGATAAATCAATAAAATTAGCTGAAAAAGCAATCACAAAATTTCCAAACTCTACAAAGTTGAAACTTCTGAAGGCAGATTGCATCAATAATTCCTCCTCTCCGGAGGAAAGTATAGAGTATTTGAAATCAATCAATAACGGAAATGATATAGACATTGCTCTAACATTAGTTAACTCTTATATGGATGAGAAAGATTTTATTGAAGCTCGATCCATCGTTCACTCTATCTATCAAGAATACCCTAACAATAGATTGATAAAATATAAATATTCTAGGATTGCATACGAATTGGGAGAGAATGAAATAGCACTTTTCCTTCTTGAATCTTTAACTACAGAATATCCAGAAAATAGCACATACTGGGGTTACCTGAGTAATGTATGCGTTAGTTTAGATTATTATGATTTAGCCTTGACAGCAAAGAGAAGGGCACAAAAAATAACGGAATCTAAAGAAGAATGGATAGTCTCAAACATTGGCAATATGTTTAAGAATAAAGGGTTTTATACTGAATCCATTGAATACTTTGAAAAAGCTCTTACAATTAATAGCGAATCTGAATTTGCTCATGATAGAATGGCAACTGCAATAAAACTAAGACAGAGTGAAAAGGAGGAAATAGAAAAGTCAATTAAATTAGGTCGAAAAGAAATAAGAAACTACAAACCTGACACTGTTGTTGAGTCGTGA
- a CDS encoding DUF4760 domain-containing protein — protein MIIIITTAYYYILSSRKKEKELKKKETVNFFFSDKINYEKVIIDKRNGLLDDEDSRILEILSVFEKMSISIKTKVYDEEVILEYYGKYMIHFFKEFKFFILIRREKSGNPYLFIEYEKLVNRINKNDKSQNYYE, from the coding sequence ATGATAATTATCATCACAACCGCTTATTACTATATATTAAGTTCTCGTAAAAAAGAAAAAGAACTTAAAAAGAAAGAAACTGTTAACTTCTTCTTCTCCGATAAAATAAATTACGAAAAAGTGATTATCGACAAGAGAAACGGATTGCTAGATGACGAGGATAGTCGAATTTTAGAAATTCTGAGTGTTTTTGAAAAAATGTCTATTTCAATAAAAACGAAAGTATATGATGAAGAAGTTATACTCGAATATTATGGTAAATACATGATTCACTTTTTTAAAGAATTCAAATTCTTCATTCTTATACGAAGAGAAAAAAGTGGTAACCCGTATCTATTTATAGAATACGAAAAATTGGTGAATAGAATTAACAAAAACGATAAATCACAGAATTATTATGAATAG
- a CDS encoding tetratricopeptide repeat protein, with the protein MRKVIFFSIFIILLSYIYFISTTENVINLGNSYNDKGLTHLNSSEYSKAIIEFKNALKDTSSTFEQLSMYNRNIGLAFEALHYMDSAQYYKTKAISYCNTESYHYYELKGELFLYKNNIDSAIINLEKAIKLNPNKLEANNYIGLIFLGTYGIEYQNLKKALYHNKKANEIYDDSITKFVLGKTYYELEMYNEAEMIFKNILDEFGTDLDSKFALGLAYYKSGKIDKAKTIFEEVFLEDRTYISGMESIISELSINL; encoded by the coding sequence ATGAGAAAGGTAATTTTCTTCTCGATATTCATCATTTTATTATCCTATATATATTTTATTAGTACAACTGAAAATGTAATAAATTTAGGAAACTCTTATAATGACAAAGGACTCACGCACTTAAATTCAAGCGAATATAGCAAAGCCATTATTGAATTTAAAAATGCTTTGAAAGATACATCAAGTACGTTTGAACAGTTATCAATGTACAATAGAAACATTGGTTTAGCTTTTGAAGCTCTTCACTATATGGATTCTGCACAGTATTATAAAACAAAAGCTATTAGTTATTGTAATACGGAATCTTATCATTATTACGAACTCAAAGGAGAACTTTTCTTATATAAGAATAATATAGATAGTGCAATTATTAATTTAGAGAAAGCTATCAAGCTTAACCCAAATAAGCTTGAAGCAAATAATTATATTGGATTGATATTTTTAGGTACCTATGGAATAGAATATCAAAACCTTAAAAAGGCATTGTATCATAATAAAAAAGCGAACGAAATATATGATGATAGTATAACAAAATTTGTTCTCGGAAAAACATATTATGAATTAGAAATGTATAATGAAGCTGAAATGATATTTAAAAATATTCTAGATGAGTTTGGAACTGATTTAGACTCAAAATTTGCATTAGGATTAGCATACTACAAATCTGGTAAAATTGATAAGGCAAAGACTATTTTTGAAGAAGTATTTCTAGAAGATAGAACATACATATCAGGAATGGAGTCAATTATAAGTGAACTAAGTATTAACCTGTAA